From one Longimicrobium sp. genomic stretch:
- a CDS encoding nuclear transport factor 2 family protein, with the protein MRRPALLLGLALVLGTLAACSAGPAPRTTLAAAPDSAGAAAAARGFLAAFDSLNWEPFRAYLADDITMFFPFPDAPARHDGRDAVEARFRPFFEQGRVRLRESGRTRQGLAPRDMHVQMLGADAAAVSFHLGGERPARRSLVFRRTADGAWKLAHWHASPPPAQPAPAPAPSGASPSP; encoded by the coding sequence ATGCGCAGACCCGCTCTTCTCCTCGGCCTGGCCCTGGTACTGGGCACGCTGGCCGCGTGCAGCGCCGGCCCCGCGCCGCGCACCACCCTTGCGGCGGCGCCCGATTCGGCCGGCGCGGCGGCGGCGGCGCGTGGGTTCCTGGCGGCGTTCGACTCCTTGAACTGGGAACCGTTCCGGGCCTACCTGGCGGACGACATCACGATGTTCTTTCCGTTTCCCGACGCACCCGCCCGGCACGACGGGCGGGACGCCGTGGAGGCGCGCTTCCGCCCGTTCTTCGAGCAGGGGCGTGTGCGCCTGCGGGAGAGCGGGCGCACGCGGCAGGGGCTGGCGCCCAGGGACATGCACGTGCAGATGCTGGGCGCCGACGCGGCGGCCGTGAGCTTTCACCTGGGTGGAGAACGGCCGGCGCGCCGCTCTCTGGTGTTCCGCCGCACCGCTGACGGTGCGTGGAAGCTGGCCCATTGGCACGCATCGCCGCCCCCCGCCCAGCCGGCCCCGGCTCCGGCCCCGTCCGGCGCTTCCCCATCGCCATAA